From Eretmochelys imbricata isolate rEreImb1 chromosome 17, rEreImb1.hap1, whole genome shotgun sequence, a single genomic window includes:
- the FZD9 gene encoding frizzled-9 — MAALRLKITLSFLCQLVVAGSTLEIGSYDIERGREARCQPIEIPMCQGIGYNMTRMPNYVGHENQQEAAIKLHEFAPLVEYGCHGHLRFFLCSLYAPMCTDQVSTSIPACKPMCEQARHKCAPIMEQFNFGWPESLDCSKLPTKNDPNALCMEAPENATPGDAPKGQGMLPVAPRPRPSGTGEGRGPNSLGSCENPEKFQYVEKSLSCAPKCSPGVDVYWSREDKDFAFIWMAVWSTLCFVSTAFTVLTFLLDPHRFQYPERPIIFLSMCYNVYSVAFIIRSVAGAENIACDRENGELYIIQEGLESTGCTIVFLILYYFGMASSLWWVILTLTWFLAAGKKWGHEAIEAHSSYFHMAAWGIPAMKTIVILTMRKVAGDELTGLCYVGSMDVGALTGFVLIPLSCYLVIGTSFILTGFVALFHIRKIMKTGGTNTEKLEKLMVKIGVFSILYTVPATCVIVCYFYERLNMDYWNLRALEHGCMAFPSRRSTHCSLEASVPTVAVFMLKIFMSLVVGITSGVWVWSSKTLQTWQSLCNRKLGMRTREKPCSGVTCSGAHCHYKAPTVMLHMTKTDPYLDHPTHV, encoded by the coding sequence ATGGCAGCCCTGCGCCTGAAAATCACCTTGTCCTTCCTGTGCCAGCTGGTGGTGGCCGGCTCCACCCTGGAGATCGGCTCCTATGACATCGAGCGGGGGCGTGAGGCCAGATGCCAGCCCATCGAGATCCCCATGTGCCAGGGCATCGGTTACAACATGACCCGCATGCCCAACTACGTGGGGCACGAGaaccagcaggaggcagccaTCAAGCTGCATGAGTTTGCCCCCCTGGTGGAGTACGGCTGCCACGGCCACCTGCGCTTCTTCCTCTGCTCCCTCTACGCCCCCATGTGCACGGACCAGGTGAGCACCAGCATCCCGGCCTGCAAGCCCATGTGTGAGCAGGCCCGGCACAAGTGCGCCCCCATCATGGAGCAGTTCAACTTTGGCTGGCCGGAGTCCCTGGACTGCAGCAAGCTGCCCACCAAGAACGACCCCAATGCCCTGTGCATGGAGGCGCCCGAGAACGCCACCCCCGGGGACGCTCCGAAGGGACAGGGCATGCTCCCAGTGGCACCGCGCCCCAGGCCCTCAGGGACCGGAGAGGGCAGGGGGCCAAACAGCTTGGGGTCCTGTGAAAACCCAGAGAAGTTCCAGTACGTGGAGAAGAGCCTCTCCTGTGCCCCCAAATGTTCCCCTGGGGTGGACGTGTACTGGTCCCGGGAGGACAAAGATTTTGCTTTCATATGGATGGCAGTATGGTCAACGCTGTGTTTCGTCTCCACAGCCTTCACGGTGCTCACCTTCCTGCTGGACCCGCACCGGTTCCAATACCCCGAGAGAcccatcatcttcctctccatGTGCTACAACGTCTACTCAGTGGCCTTCATCATTCGCTCGGTGGCTGGGGCTGAGAACATAGCCTGCGACCGTGAGAACGGGGAGCTGTACATCATCCAGGAGGGGCTAGAAAGCACTGGCTGCACCATCGTCTTCCTCATCCTCTACTACTTTGGCATGGCCAGTTCGCTCTGGTGGGTCATCCTGACCTTGACctggttcctggcagctgggaaGAAATGGGGTCACGAGGCCATTGAAGCCCACAGCAGCTACTTCCACATGGCTGCCTGGGGCATCCCAGCCATGAAGACCATCGTCATCCTCACCATGCGGAAGGTGGCGGGAGATGAGCTCACCGGGCTCTGTTACGTGGGAAGCATGGACGTTGGTGCCTTGACGGGGTTCGTGctcatcccactctcctgctaccTGGTCATCGGCACCTCCTTCATCCTCACGGGCTTTGTCGCCCTCTTCCACATCCGGAAGATCATGAAGACAGGAGGCACCAACACAGAGAAGTTGGAGAAGCTGATGGTGAAGATTGGGGTCTTCTCCATCCTCTACACCGTCCCAGCCACATGCGTCATCGTCTGCTACTTCTACGAGCGGCTCAATATGGATTACTGGAACCTCAGGGCATTGGAGCATGGCTGCATGGCCTTCCCTAGTAGGcgcagcacccactgctccttggAAGCTTCGGTACCCACCGTGGCCGTCTTTATGCTAAAGATTTTCATGTCGCTGGTGGTGGGCATCACCAGTGGCGTGTGGGTGTGGAGCTCCAAGACGCTCCAGACCTGGCAGAGCCTGTGCAACAGAAAACTGGGCATGAGGACTAGGGAGAAGCCATGCAGCGGGGTCACTTGCAGTGGGGCACATTGCCATTACAAAGCCCCTACGGTCATGTTACACATGACCAAAACAGACCCTTACCTGGACCATCCCACTCACGTCTAG